A genomic stretch from candidate division WOR-3 bacterium includes:
- the rimO gene encoding 30S ribosomal protein S12 methylthiotransferase RimO — MRAAVVALGCPKNRVDSEHLLGAFLDAGYELTETLPEADLIVLTTCAFLSSAVQETEDAIRNLVRLKENNPSLKLFVAGCLVERYGRSLKKRFPGVDRWLTLKEMNRFLPGKDARLISTPSHYAYLKIADGCDNRCSYCLIPDIRGKFRSRRIEEIVAEAEALASAGVKELILIAQDTTLYGKDVYGAPALARLLSKLEQIKGLRWVRLLYTHPAHLQEDVIEQFGSNSKLCRYIDLPIQHISDRILALMNRRYTRRDVEKLLGRLRTVPEMRVRTTVITGFPGETEAEFEELLQFVKQTQFDRLSGYVFSPEPGTRASTLSGQVDKQTAQLRLRRIMQTQARISRAKLRSMVGQNTEVLMDFPNEGRTEWDAPEIDGVVQLRGEKASPGTFINVKIVASSTYDLTAEKV, encoded by the coding sequence GTGCGGGCAGCGGTGGTGGCACTTGGCTGTCCCAAAAACCGGGTTGATTCCGAACATCTCCTTGGAGCGTTTCTTGACGCCGGTTACGAACTGACCGAAACTCTACCTGAAGCAGACCTAATTGTCCTCACTACCTGCGCCTTTCTCTCTTCGGCGGTTCAGGAGACCGAGGATGCGATAAGAAATCTGGTGCGGTTGAAGGAAAATAACCCGTCTTTAAAACTCTTCGTTGCCGGTTGTCTGGTTGAAAGGTATGGCAGAAGTTTAAAGAAGCGATTCCCTGGTGTTGACCGCTGGCTTACGCTGAAAGAGATGAACCGATTTTTGCCCGGCAAAGATGCCCGGTTGATTTCGACGCCGAGCCACTACGCCTATTTGAAGATTGCGGATGGATGTGACAATCGATGCAGTTACTGTTTGATTCCTGATATCAGGGGTAAGTTTCGTTCCCGGCGCATCGAAGAAATTGTTGCCGAGGCTGAGGCGCTTGCTAGTGCCGGGGTTAAGGAGTTGATTCTTATCGCCCAGGATACAACGCTGTATGGCAAAGATGTTTATGGCGCACCAGCGCTGGCACGGTTACTCTCGAAACTGGAACAGATTAAAGGTTTACGATGGGTTCGGTTGTTGTACACCCATCCGGCACATCTTCAGGAGGATGTGATTGAGCAGTTCGGCTCAAACTCCAAACTGTGTCGGTACATTGACCTGCCCATTCAACACATATCAGACCGGATATTGGCGCTGATGAACCGGCGTTATACCCGAAGGGATGTGGAAAAACTGCTTGGTCGGTTAAGAACAGTACCTGAGATGCGGGTGCGGACAACGGTTATTACCGGTTTTCCGGGTGAGACTGAAGCGGAGTTTGAGGAACTTTTGCAGTTCGTCAAACAGACGCAGTTTGACCGGCTTTCGGGCTATGTTTTTTCACCGGAACCCGGTACCCGGGCTTCTACCTTGTCTGGTCAGGTTGATAAACAGACCGCACAGTTGCGGCTGCGCCGGATTATGCAAACCCAGGCGCGGATTTCGCGTGCCAAACTGCGTTCAATGGTGGGACAGAATACAGAGGTGTTGATGGATTTTCCTAATGAGGGCAGAACCGAATGGGATGCACCGGAGATTGATGGTGTGGTGCAATTGCGCGGGGAAAAGGCTTCTCCGGGCACCTTCATCAATGTGAAGATTGTTGCCAGTTCAACATACGACCTGACCGCCGAAAAGGTTTGA
- a CDS encoding outer membrane lipoprotein carrier protein LolA, whose amino-acid sequence MKRGLFFIILCFPFITASLFAGSGDQRGETGQNTSWIKLRQRYLGLKSLSGGFTETLVSEMSEETTFFAGSFYFQMPNRFRLEVTKPMRQVIVGNDSIVWFYLPAEKRAVMQKRREPFPLLAFITPLLDTTGTITEENLPDGTKVLLIQDDDGSIFRDMRLELDQSGLRVDGFSFYDDWGNWCRFVLKGQKWNPVLAPKLFQFVPPAGTTIEY is encoded by the coding sequence ATGAAGCGTGGGTTATTTTTTATCATCTTGTGTTTTCCGTTTATTACCGCTTCGCTTTTTGCCGGCTCTGGAGACCAGCGGGGTGAAACTGGTCAAAATACCAGCTGGATAAAGTTGCGGCAACGGTATCTCGGGTTGAAATCGCTCAGCGGCGGTTTTACTGAGACGCTGGTGTCAGAGATGAGTGAAGAGACGACCTTTTTTGCCGGCAGTTTTTATTTCCAGATGCCCAATCGGTTCCGGCTTGAGGTCACGAAACCGATGCGGCAGGTGATTGTGGGCAATGATTCGATTGTCTGGTTTTATCTTCCCGCGGAGAAACGGGCGGTGATGCAGAAGCGGCGCGAGCCGTTTCCTTTGCTGGCATTTATCACCCCGCTTCTGGACACAACTGGCACAATAACCGAAGAGAACCTGCCTGATGGCACAAAGGTGCTTTTAATTCAGGATGATGATGGGTCAATTTTCCGGGATATGAGGCTGGAACTGGACCAGAGCGGGTTAAGGGTTGATGGTTTCTCTTTTTACGACGACTGGGGCAACTGGTGCCGGTTTGTTTTAAAGGGTCAAAAGTGGAATCCGGTGCTGGCACCAAAACTTTTTCAATTTGTGCCGCCTGCGGGCACAACGATTGAATATTAG
- the pstA gene encoding phosphate ABC transporter permease PstA has product MSNRPLITQRLIWLILALLTLFTLTILFFIIGYITAKGAPALTPEFLFGMPERMGKEGGILPTIIATIYLALLAIVIATPLGVGTAVYLTEYTRESTLTRIIRFGADALAGVPSIIFGLFGFILFVIRLKMGWSILAGSLTLAVMILPTIIRTSEEAIRTVPYAFREVSYSLGGTKSQTILNVVLPNALPGILTGVILGLGRSVAETAAVIFTAGSSLRIPRSIFDPARTMAVHFYILAREGISMPRAYGTALLLIISILLINAIAYILLFRLTRRFR; this is encoded by the coding sequence ATGAGCAACCGCCCCCTGATAACTCAGCGCCTGATCTGGCTCATCCTTGCCCTTCTCACACTTTTCACCCTGACCATTCTTTTCTTTATCATCGGCTACATAACCGCCAAAGGTGCACCGGCCTTAACTCCGGAATTTCTCTTCGGAATGCCCGAGCGGATGGGCAAGGAAGGCGGGATCCTGCCCACAATCATCGCCACTATCTATCTCGCCCTGCTCGCCATTGTCATAGCCACACCACTGGGCGTGGGTACGGCAGTTTACCTGACCGAATACACCAGGGAGTCAACATTAACCCGAATTATCCGCTTCGGTGCTGATGCCCTTGCCGGTGTTCCTTCAATTATCTTTGGCTTATTTGGGTTTATTCTCTTTGTCATCCGCTTAAAGATGGGCTGGTCGATTCTTGCCGGCAGCCTCACTCTGGCGGTGATGATTCTCCCGACCATCATCCGCACCAGCGAAGAGGCAATTCGCACTGTGCCCTATGCCTTTCGGGAGGTCAGTTACTCGCTGGGCGGTACAAAATCCCAGACAATTCTCAATGTCGTACTGCCCAATGCCCTGCCCGGTATCCTTACGGGAGTTATCCTTGGTTTGGGCAGGAGTGTTGCGGAAACCGCGGCGGTAATATTCACCGCTGGCTCCTCGCTCCGCATTCCCCGCTCTATTTTTGACCCGGCGCGCACCATGGCGGTTCACTTCTACATCCTTGCCCGTGAGGGTATCTCAATGCCCCGCGCCTACGGCACCGCTTTGCTCTTAATCATCTCCATCCTTTTAATCAACGCTATCGCCTATATCTTATTGTTCAGACTAACCCGACGCTTCCGATAG
- the pstB gene encoding phosphate ABC transporter ATP-binding protein, which yields MEKGHIEFKNLNLWFGTNHILKNISFTILPRTVTAIMGPSGCGKSTLLRSINRMNDLISETRITGSILIDGEDIYREKIDVIELRKRVGMVFQKPNPFPKSIFENVAFGIKIHNLASGIELQRRVKEALQLANLWEEVQHRLWDNAFSLSGGQQQRLCIARCLAVGPEIILLDEPASALDPISTAKLEELIVQLKKYYTIVIVTHNLQQAARVSEYCAFLMLGELVEFGPTERIFTKPQDKRTEDFLTGKFG from the coding sequence ATGGAAAAGGGACACATTGAGTTCAAGAATCTGAACCTCTGGTTCGGTACAAACCACATCCTTAAAAACATTTCATTTACCATCTTACCCCGGACCGTAACCGCCATTATGGGTCCCTCCGGCTGCGGCAAATCTACCCTGCTGCGCAGCATTAACCGGATGAACGACCTCATATCCGAAACCAGAATCACCGGTAGTATTTTGATTGATGGAGAAGATATTTACCGTGAGAAAATTGATGTCATTGAACTACGCAAAAGGGTTGGAATGGTCTTCCAGAAACCGAACCCATTCCCAAAATCAATCTTCGAAAATGTTGCTTTCGGGATAAAAATTCACAATCTGGCATCGGGAATTGAATTACAACGGCGCGTAAAGGAAGCGCTTCAATTAGCTAACCTTTGGGAGGAAGTGCAGCATCGACTTTGGGACAACGCCTTTTCGCTCTCCGGCGGACAACAACAACGCCTCTGCATCGCCCGCTGTCTGGCTGTTGGCCCAGAAATAATTCTACTCGACGAACCAGCGTCTGCTCTCGACCCAATTTCAACGGCAAAACTGGAAGAACTGATTGTCCAGCTGAAGAAGTATTACACCATCGTCATCGTTACCCACAATCTGCAACAGGCTGCTCGGGTATCAGAATACTGTGCCTTTTTGATGCTGGGTGAACTCGTAGAATTTGGACCAACTGAACGAATCTTTACAAAACCGCAAGATAAGCGCACGGAAGATTTCCTAACCGGGAAATTTGGATAA
- the pstC gene encoding phosphate ABC transporter permease subunit PstC: MRKKIDRLAGITFLINAVLAAGVLFGILLFLFSYGVRAFIPAPGTDPGDPESQPLTVFGFLFGTVWNPDAYGQPRYGLIPLFLGSFLTTLIALIISVPVGIAGALFIAERLTGWVRIAVKMVVELFAGFPSVVIGLFGLVVLAPFIARIFNLPSGLNLLTASVILALMSLPTIISVSEDALRVVPHSYREAAYALGASPWTTAIKVILPAARSGILAAVMLGFGRAIGETMAVLMVAGNAPIIPRSLFDPVRTITTTLAIELGETAANSIHFFSLFALGFVLFVIALATNIIAESLIRREKRSFTL; the protein is encoded by the coding sequence ATGCGCAAAAAGATTGACCGACTCGCAGGAATAACCTTCCTCATCAATGCGGTATTGGCCGCCGGGGTCTTGTTTGGCATCCTTCTCTTTCTGTTCTCTTACGGCGTACGTGCTTTCATTCCTGCACCGGGAACAGACCCCGGCGACCCAGAATCTCAGCCGCTGACGGTTTTCGGGTTTCTATTTGGTACGGTTTGGAATCCGGATGCTTACGGACAGCCGCGCTACGGGTTAATCCCTTTATTTCTGGGCAGTTTTTTAACAACGCTCATCGCCCTTATCATTTCGGTTCCGGTGGGTATTGCCGGTGCCCTATTTATCGCCGAAAGACTTACCGGTTGGGTGCGCATTGCTGTAAAAATGGTCGTGGAACTGTTTGCCGGATTTCCCTCTGTCGTTATCGGCCTGTTCGGGCTTGTGGTCCTGGCCCCATTTATCGCACGCATTTTTAACCTGCCCTCGGGCTTAAACCTGCTCACCGCCAGTGTCATCCTCGCACTGATGTCTCTCCCTACAATCATCTCGGTATCCGAAGATGCCCTGCGCGTGGTTCCTCACTCCTACCGGGAAGCCGCGTATGCTCTGGGAGCATCACCCTGGACAACCGCAATCAAAGTAATTCTACCGGCAGCGCGTTCCGGTATTCTGGCAGCAGTGATGCTCGGCTTTGGTCGGGCAATTGGTGAAACCATGGCGGTTTTGATGGTAGCGGGGAATGCGCCCATCATTCCCCGCTCCCTATTTGACCCGGTTCGCACCATCACTACTACCCTTGCCATTGAACTGGGTGAAACCGCGGCCAATTCTATCCACTTCTTTAGCCTTTTTGCCCTGGGTTTTGTTCTCTTTGTCATCGCCTTAGCGACTAACATTATCGCCGAATCGTTAATCAGACGGGAAAAAAGGAGTTTTACTTTATGA
- the pstB gene encoding phosphate ABC transporter ATP-binding protein, with amino-acid sequence MLDTCNTKLQTQNLNVYYGNFRAVQDVNINFPSCAITAIIGPSGCGKSTLLRSFNRMNELIEGARIQGEILLDGVNIYRLNVLELRKRVGMVFQRPNAFPFSVFDNVAYGPRIHGERRHSRLAEIVERSLRAVRLWDELKDQLNKNALTLTDEQRQRLCIARLLAVEPEVLLLDEPCSALDPIATLHIEELLRQLREKYTIIIVTHNMQQAARVSDFTGFMLLGRLIEFGTTSQIFTKPKQPDTENYISGKFG; translated from the coding sequence ATGCTTGATACCTGCAACACGAAACTACAGACCCAAAACCTCAATGTGTATTACGGCAACTTCCGGGCGGTGCAGGATGTCAACATCAACTTTCCATCCTGCGCCATCACTGCAATTATCGGTCCCTCAGGCTGTGGCAAATCCACCCTCTTACGCAGTTTTAACCGGATGAATGAACTGATTGAAGGCGCCCGCATTCAGGGAGAAATACTCCTTGACGGCGTCAACATTTACCGGCTCAATGTCCTGGAACTGCGAAAGCGGGTCGGAATGGTGTTTCAGCGACCCAACGCCTTCCCATTTTCGGTATTTGACAATGTTGCCTATGGTCCCCGGATTCATGGTGAACGGCGTCACTCCCGGCTTGCGGAAATCGTGGAACGCAGTCTGCGTGCGGTCCGGCTCTGGGACGAACTCAAAGACCAATTGAACAAGAACGCCTTAACCCTTACCGACGAACAGCGCCAGCGCCTTTGTATCGCCCGATTACTGGCAGTCGAGCCCGAAGTCCTGCTTCTTGACGAGCCCTGTTCAGCACTCGACCCGATTGCCACCCTGCACATCGAAGAACTCCTGCGCCAGCTCCGGGAAAAATACACCATCATTATCGTCACCCACAATATGCAGCAAGCCGCCCGCGTATCAGATTTTACCGGATTTATGCTACTCGGCCGCTTGATTGAATTTGGCACTACCAGCCAGATTTTTACCAAACCTAAACAACCCGACACCGAAAACTACATCTCGGGTAAATTTGGCTAA
- a CDS encoding PstS family phosphate ABC transporter substrate-binding protein, giving the protein MKKVLSLITALALSTSLIAGEMIIVKGSDTMLNLVQRLAEGFSAVRGDVTVSVAGGGSGVGITAITNGEVDIANASRAIKSKEISAARAQGVNPVEIVIALDGLAVIVNSKNPVKNLTVQQIGAIYRGEIKNWKDVGGPNKKIVLYGRQPNSGTFVFFREEVVQGEYASYMRQMNGSAQIVDAVKTDEGGIGYVGLGYFRNVEGIKPLAVAKTSNDRYISPENEADVKSGAYPLTRPLYQYTNGKPKGAALDFIRFELSPEGQKIVEEEGFVAVTQPYIEKNNKILQ; this is encoded by the coding sequence ATGAAAAAAGTACTTTCATTAATAACAGCGTTAGCACTGAGCACATCGCTCATTGCCGGCGAGATGATTATCGTCAAAGGTTCAGATACGATGCTAAACCTCGTACAGCGGCTTGCCGAGGGGTTCTCAGCGGTCCGGGGTGATGTCACCGTCTCGGTCGCAGGTGGTGGTTCCGGAGTCGGCATCACCGCAATCACCAACGGGGAGGTCGACATCGCCAACGCCTCACGCGCGATCAAATCAAAGGAAATCTCGGCGGCGCGCGCCCAGGGTGTAAACCCGGTGGAAATCGTCATCGCCCTTGATGGTCTGGCGGTAATCGTCAACAGCAAGAACCCGGTAAAGAACCTTACCGTCCAGCAAATCGGTGCCATCTACCGGGGTGAAATCAAAAACTGGAAAGATGTTGGCGGACCGAATAAAAAAATCGTCCTCTATGGTCGACAGCCAAATTCCGGAACATTCGTCTTCTTCCGGGAAGAAGTGGTTCAGGGAGAGTACGCATCTTATATGCGCCAGATGAACGGCAGCGCCCAGATTGTTGATGCGGTTAAAACCGACGAAGGCGGGATTGGTTATGTTGGTCTGGGCTACTTCCGCAATGTTGAAGGAATAAAACCATTGGCGGTGGCAAAAACTTCCAATGACCGCTACATTTCACCGGAGAACGAAGCCGATGTTAAAAGCGGTGCCTATCCCTTAACCCGACCGCTTTATCAGTACACCAACGGTAAACCCAAAGGCGCGGCACTCGATTTTATCCGGTTTGAATTGAGTCCGGAAGGCCAGAAAATTGTCGAAGAAGAAGGGTTTGTCGCAGTTACCCAACCGTACATCGAAAAGAACAACAAAATACTGCAGTGA
- a CDS encoding phosphate ABC transporter substrate-binding protein → MRNFIIKLAVLFPVILICFAGCRRSAKTSLTIAGSTSVQPFAELLAERYMMEHPGVEINVQGGGSSAGIRAVQNRICDIGMSSRPLTPEEQNLQQWTIALDGIVLIVHKQNPVRNITLKQLQDVFSGKIRNWQELGGPDQKITVITREEGSGTRGCFEEIVMKDVHFAADALVQDCNGAVREIVASDPAAIGYISFGLVDERVQPLTVDGITPSESTITAHIYPLARKFLFLTNGEPSTLARSFLDFVLGPEGQKTLADEGLIKVAP, encoded by the coding sequence GTGCGGAACTTTATTATCAAACTTGCCGTCCTGTTTCCTGTCATCCTCATTTGCTTTGCGGGTTGTCGCCGGAGCGCCAAAACCAGCCTGACCATCGCCGGTTCAACCTCAGTTCAACCATTTGCTGAACTCCTTGCCGAGCGCTATATGATGGAACACCCGGGCGTGGAAATCAATGTCCAGGGCGGCGGCTCCAGCGCTGGTATCCGTGCGGTTCAGAACCGCATCTGCGACATCGGAATGTCCTCCCGACCATTAACGCCCGAGGAACAAAACCTTCAGCAGTGGACAATCGCCCTTGATGGTATCGTCCTGATTGTCCACAAACAAAACCCGGTAAGAAACATCACACTAAAACAGTTACAGGATGTCTTCTCGGGCAAAATTCGCAACTGGCAGGAGCTGGGGGGTCCAGACCAGAAAATCACCGTCATCACCCGCGAAGAGGGGTCAGGTACACGGGGTTGTTTTGAAGAAATCGTAATGAAAGATGTACACTTCGCCGCGGATGCGCTTGTTCAGGATTGTAATGGTGCGGTGCGCGAAATCGTTGCCAGCGACCCGGCAGCAATCGGCTACATCTCATTCGGACTGGTAGATGAACGGGTCCAGCCTTTGACTGTAGATGGTATCACCCCTTCTGAGTCAACCATCACCGCCCATATCTATCCTCTTGCCCGCAAATTCCTTTTCCTCACCAATGGTGAACCCAGTACCCTTGCCCGTTCCTTTCTTGATTTCGTACTGGGACCGGAAGGGCAAAAAACGCTTGCTGACGAAGGGCTGATAAAGGTGGCGCCTTGA
- the pstA gene encoding phosphate ABC transporter permease PstA, whose protein sequence is MNKPLPPPENYRHLPRKRFTSNIGFVILAIPLIIFILFIGFMVFYLFKNGINVISWKFLTQPPEKGMTAGGIFPCIVGTMYVTLISLLFSVPVGLFSGIYLAEYAPNNIFTQVMRSSIRALAGIPSIVYGLFGVALFIRAFQIGLSVLASGLTLGLMSLPWIITTVEESITAIPNSFREGALALGATKWESIRSNVLPYAFPGILTGVLLAIARTVGETAPILFTGVTYFTRQIPRTPLEKFMALPYHIFVLATQHDQLTKVRPIAFGTAVVLLIFVLAFDIIAFFTRMRFATTNKWQV, encoded by the coding sequence ATGAACAAACCGTTACCACCGCCTGAAAATTACCGCCACCTTCCCAGAAAGCGTTTTACCAGTAACATCGGTTTTGTCATCCTCGCCATTCCTTTAATAATTTTCATTCTATTTATTGGGTTTATGGTTTTCTACCTGTTCAAGAACGGTATCAATGTCATTTCCTGGAAATTTCTCACGCAGCCACCGGAAAAAGGAATGACCGCCGGCGGAATTTTCCCCTGTATCGTCGGTACAATGTATGTAACCCTGATTTCGCTTCTATTTTCGGTGCCCGTCGGGTTATTTTCCGGTATTTACCTTGCTGAGTACGCACCCAACAACATCTTTACTCAGGTAATGCGCAGCTCGATTCGCGCCCTTGCCGGAATTCCGAGTATTGTCTACGGGCTCTTTGGAGTTGCCCTATTCATTCGCGCCTTCCAGATCGGCCTTTCGGTTCTCGCGTCAGGATTAACTCTCGGGCTGATGAGCCTGCCCTGGATTATCACAACTGTGGAAGAGTCTATTACAGCAATACCCAACTCTTTCCGGGAAGGAGCACTTGCCCTGGGCGCAACGAAATGGGAGTCAATCCGGAGTAATGTTTTACCTTACGCATTTCCGGGCATTCTTACCGGCGTTCTTCTTGCCATCGCCCGCACCGTGGGTGAAACAGCACCCATTCTGTTCACCGGCGTAACCTATTTTACCCGGCAGATTCCGCGCACACCTTTGGAGAAATTTATGGCACTGCCTTATCACATTTTCGTTCTGGCAACTCAACACGACCAGTTAACGAAAGTTCGCCCCATCGCATTTGGCACCGCGGTGGTATTACTGATTTTCGTGCTCGCGTTTGACATTATCGCCTTTTTTACCAGAATGCGTTTTGCCACAACTAACAAGTGGCAGGTTTAA
- a CDS encoding phosphate ABC transporter ATP-binding protein — MKEKITLEHLTVTADGKSILTDINLTIFEHEIFSIIGPAHSGKTTLLRTINRLIETNPGFTRTGKLLLDGKDVWNWDIDTLRRRVGLIFATPIPLPGTIFDNIAYGPRLKGIRNLRKLTEIVEQSLRAAFLWDEVKDRLFTSALRLSGGQQQRLCIARALALDPEVVMMDEPCSGLDPISTAQIEDAMRQLKTRYTFILVTNNVKQAARVSDRVAFFLAGQLIEVNTAEIIFTRPADQRTDDYISGRIG, encoded by the coding sequence ATGAAAGAGAAAATCACCCTTGAGCACCTCACCGTCACCGCCGATGGCAAATCGATTCTCACCGACATCAACCTCACCATCTTTGAACATGAAATTTTCTCTATTATCGGTCCGGCACATTCGGGCAAAACCACCCTTTTAAGAACCATTAACCGGCTGATTGAAACCAACCCCGGTTTTACCCGCACCGGCAAACTACTGCTTGACGGCAAAGATGTCTGGAACTGGGACATTGACACTTTACGACGCCGGGTCGGGCTCATCTTCGCCACCCCGATTCCGCTCCCGGGCACAATCTTTGACAATATCGCGTACGGACCTCGACTCAAAGGCATCCGCAACCTAAGAAAACTAACCGAAATCGTGGAACAGAGCCTCCGTGCCGCCTTCCTCTGGGACGAAGTAAAAGACCGACTATTCACCTCTGCCCTCCGGCTCTCTGGTGGTCAACAGCAACGGCTCTGCATCGCCCGGGCTCTGGCACTTGACCCTGAGGTGGTGATGATGGACGAACCCTGTTCCGGACTGGACCCCATTTCCACAGCCCAGATTGAGGATGCGATGCGCCAGTTGAAAACCCGCTATACTTTCATCCTTGTAACCAACAATGTAAAACAGGCGGCACGGGTATCGGACCGGGTTGCCTTTTTTCTTGCCGGTCAACTGATTGAGGTGAACACCGCGGAAATCATCTTTACCCGGCCGGCAGATCAACGAACCGACGACTACATCTCGGGACGCATCGGTTAA
- a CDS encoding PaaI family thioesterase produces MPRLENRDTCFACGRQNPEGLQLPIVADEQGARFERYVIAERYQGWHGIVHGGIVATLLDELMAWTVKPRGYNTVTAEMSVRFRKPVPVGKEISGSGWITGEEGRIVYTKSRLVDSAGVVLAEATGKLWKV; encoded by the coding sequence ATGCCGCGGCTGGAGAATCGGGACACCTGTTTTGCCTGTGGCCGGCAGAACCCGGAGGGGCTGCAGTTGCCGATTGTGGCAGATGAGCAGGGCGCCCGGTTTGAAAGGTATGTAATTGCCGAGCGCTATCAGGGCTGGCACGGGATTGTCCACGGTGGCATTGTTGCGACCCTGCTTGATGAATTGATGGCGTGGACGGTTAAGCCCAGAGGTTACAACACCGTTACCGCCGAGATGAGCGTGCGTTTTCGCAAGCCGGTGCCGGTGGGAAAAGAGATTTCCGGTTCAGGCTGGATAACCGGTGAGGAAGGGAGAATCGTTTACACCAAAAGCCGGCTCGTGGACAGCGCAGGCGTTGTTCTGGCAGAGGCAACAGGCAAACTGTGGAAGGTGTAG
- the phoU gene encoding phosphate signaling complex protein PhoU: protein MTLLEEKIANLKEKLLAMAAAVEKMVDISIQSLVKRDHLLAEQVINDLEPKINQAEIEIEDTAINLIALHQPEASNLRTITMVIKINNDLERIGDHAVNIAEAALFLIPRPPVKPLIDLPRMAQHTIQMLRDSLDAFTKKDVELARRVCARDSIVDSLKDQINRELITYMTSDATTIDRALKLMLISLNLERIADLATNISEDVVYAVTGEVIKHGKCEPVT, encoded by the coding sequence ATGACCCTACTTGAAGAGAAAATCGCAAATTTGAAAGAGAAACTGCTGGCAATGGCAGCGGCAGTAGAAAAGATGGTCGATATCAGTATCCAGTCACTGGTGAAAAGAGACCACCTTTTAGCAGAGCAGGTAATTAACGACCTCGAGCCCAAAATCAACCAGGCTGAGATTGAAATTGAAGATACCGCCATTAATCTCATTGCCCTTCATCAACCCGAAGCATCTAACCTCCGCACTATAACCATGGTGATTAAAATCAACAACGACCTTGAGCGGATCGGCGACCATGCAGTCAATATCGCCGAAGCAGCGTTGTTCCTTATCCCCCGCCCGCCGGTAAAACCACTAATTGACCTTCCTCGAATGGCACAACACACAATTCAAATGCTGCGTGACAGCCTCGACGCCTTTACTAAAAAAGATGTCGAACTGGCACGCCGCGTGTGTGCCCGTGACTCAATAGTTGACTCCTTAAAAGACCAGATTAACCGTGAACTTATCACTTATATGACCAGTGACGCCACCACTATTGACCGGGCTTTGAAACTGATGCTTATCTCTCTGAATCTGGAACGGATTGCCGACCTCGCAACCAATATCTCCGAAGATGTGGTTTATGCCGTGACGGGCGAGGTAATCAAACATGGCAAATGTGAACCCGTCACCTGA
- the pstC gene encoding phosphate ABC transporter permease subunit PstC codes for MKEKFFEKILLLCALSAIAALFLIALFIFYEGLPLIFRIGPQNFIFSSTWAPTKGHFGILPMIVGSLEVTILALILGGTLGLACAMFLAEFAPRWSVRILKPLIELLAGIPSVVYGFIGVLVLVPLIRRTLGGPGFSVLAAGIILGIMILPTVIAISLDALNAVPLSYKEGSLAVGATRWQTLYRLTLPAAKSGIIASLILAMGRAVGETMAVIMVAGNALIIPKSPLEPVRTLTSNIALEMGYASGTHQEALFATGVVLFIIVALLNTFALFALRRKV; via the coding sequence TTGAAAGAGAAGTTTTTTGAAAAAATTTTACTCCTCTGCGCCCTTTCCGCGATCGCCGCCTTGTTCCTGATTGCCCTTTTCATCTTTTATGAAGGTCTGCCGCTCATCTTCCGCATTGGACCCCAGAACTTCATTTTCTCATCAACCTGGGCGCCAACCAAAGGACATTTTGGGATTTTGCCAATGATTGTCGGCTCGCTTGAAGTTACCATCCTCGCCTTAATCCTCGGCGGCACGCTTGGTCTCGCCTGTGCAATGTTCCTTGCCGAATTTGCCCCACGCTGGAGTGTCCGCATCCTCAAACCGTTGATTGAACTTCTCGCCGGTATCCCTTCAGTCGTCTATGGTTTCATCGGCGTTCTGGTCCTGGTGCCCTTAATTAGAAGGACGCTCGGCGGACCAGGATTTTCGGTCCTTGCCGCCGGCATCATCCTCGGGATTATGATTCTACCCACGGTCATCGCTATATCACTTGACGCCCTGAACGCGGTTCCGCTCAGTTACAAAGAAGGGTCGCTCGCAGTTGGTGCCACCCGCTGGCAGACGCTCTATCGGCTAACCCTGCCCGCGGCGAAAAGCGGTATTATCGCCAGTTTGATTCTTGCGATGGGACGAGCCGTCGGCGAAACGATGGCGGTGATAATGGTTGCGGGCAACGCCCTCATCATCCCAAAATCACCCCTTGAACCGGTCCGCACCCTGACCTCCAACATCGCTTTGGAAATGGGCTATGCCTCGGGCACTCATCAAGAGGCGCTTTTTGCCACCGGCGTCGTTCTGTTCATTATCGTCGCCCTCTTGAACACCTTTGCCCTTTTTGCCCTGCGGAGAAAAGTATGA